One Prevotella melaninogenica DNA window includes the following coding sequences:
- a CDS encoding cation-translocating P-type ATPase yields the protein MKQKKHYEGLTDTEVLKSREQYGANVLTPREKNPLWKQFLEKFEDPLIIILLIAGFLSIAISCWEYWGLHVEDGTAVFFEPVGIFLAIFLAMTIAFFFELKADKEFAILNQVNDEEEVEVIRNGNTTTVAKKDIVVGDIVIINTGAEIPADGRLLEAISLHVDESTLNGESVPAYKSVKEEEFEKDASYATNQVLRGTKVMEGHGIFQVEAVGDRTENGKVFEAAQIDDSVKTPLSEQLDGLSVLITKLSYVFAGLIIVGRLMVFFHWSPIVCTLTIPTIIFFWLVIRKFDGWKWYSKTISTVAYFCILMACVIVFHDCLMPDKSMAGLLSHVLNTMMIAVTLIVVAVPEGLPMAVTLSLAYSMRRMMKTNNLVRKMHACETMGATTVICTDKTGTLTQNQMRVYQTQFYALANQALDDGLASCLLKEGIAVNSTASIDYTDACNLKVLGNPTEGALLLWLKDNQVSYQELREAVQVIDELPFTTERKYMAVLVNSALIEGKQILYVKGAPEIVYGLCKQTDCNVPKEEIEHQLEDYQEQAMRTLGFAYQIVDGKAEVFKEGRVVADNLTFQGIVAISDPVRSDVPEAVAECMKAGIDVKIVTGDTARTAKEIGRQIGLWTSSDTDKNIISGPDFAALSDDELDKRVKDLKIISRARPLDKKRLVESLQRCNEVVAVTGDGTNDAPALQAAHVGLSMGDGTSVAKEASDITIIDNSFSSIGKAVMWGRSLYQNIQRFLLFQLTVNVAACFLVLAGAFMGTESPLTVTQMLWVNLIMDTFAAMALASLPPSEKVMKDCPRDRNAFIINRSMGWNIIGVGGFFFVLLLVLLYIFEHADITALRDILHLQLGEVNGLSPYELTLIFTIFVMTHFFYLFNARAFETGRSALHFKGCRGLLFIISIIFIGQIAMVELPILQKFFNIVKGGLSVEDWAIILIGSSLVLWVREAWHLIKSFKE from the coding sequence ATGAAGCAAAAGAAACATTATGAAGGATTGACTGACACAGAGGTGTTGAAGAGTCGTGAGCAATATGGGGCTAATGTGCTAACGCCCCGAGAGAAGAATCCACTATGGAAACAGTTCTTGGAAAAGTTTGAAGACCCACTGATTATTATTCTGCTTATTGCGGGTTTTCTCTCTATTGCTATCTCTTGTTGGGAGTATTGGGGCCTTCATGTTGAAGATGGCACAGCCGTTTTCTTCGAACCAGTCGGTATATTCCTCGCTATCTTCTTGGCTATGACGATTGCTTTCTTCTTTGAATTAAAAGCGGATAAAGAGTTTGCTATCCTCAATCAAGTGAACGATGAAGAGGAGGTGGAGGTCATCAGAAATGGAAATACAACGACTGTTGCTAAAAAAGATATTGTAGTTGGCGATATTGTTATTATCAATACAGGTGCTGAGATTCCTGCTGACGGTAGGTTGTTGGAGGCAATCTCATTGCATGTTGATGAGTCTACACTGAATGGAGAGAGCGTACCTGCTTATAAATCGGTAAAAGAGGAGGAGTTTGAAAAGGATGCTTCATACGCTACGAACCAGGTGTTACGTGGTACGAAGGTAATGGAGGGGCATGGTATCTTTCAGGTTGAGGCTGTAGGCGATAGGACAGAAAATGGTAAGGTGTTTGAGGCTGCACAAATTGATGATAGCGTTAAAACACCTCTTAGTGAGCAACTTGATGGACTGAGTGTGCTTATTACGAAACTAAGTTATGTCTTTGCAGGACTTATCATTGTAGGTAGATTAATGGTGTTTTTCCATTGGAGTCCTATTGTTTGTACTTTAACCATTCCTACTATCATCTTCTTTTGGCTTGTTATCAGGAAGTTTGATGGCTGGAAGTGGTATTCGAAAACAATCAGCACTGTTGCTTATTTCTGTATTTTGATGGCGTGTGTGATAGTTTTTCATGATTGCCTCATGCCCGATAAGAGTATGGCAGGATTGCTTTCTCATGTGCTGAATACAATGATGATTGCTGTTACATTGATTGTTGTTGCAGTGCCAGAAGGTCTTCCTATGGCTGTGACATTGAGCTTGGCTTATAGTATGCGCCGAATGATGAAGACCAATAATCTTGTACGTAAGATGCATGCTTGTGAGACAATGGGTGCTACAACGGTTATCTGTACGGATAAGACGGGTACGCTGACACAGAACCAGATGCGTGTTTATCAAACTCAATTCTATGCTTTAGCTAATCAGGCATTAGATGATGGTCTTGCTTCTTGTTTGTTGAAAGAGGGGATAGCTGTCAATTCTACTGCTTCAATAGATTATACCGATGCGTGTAATCTTAAGGTTTTGGGTAACCCTACTGAAGGTGCATTACTTCTTTGGTTGAAGGATAATCAGGTTTCTTATCAGGAACTGAGAGAGGCTGTGCAGGTTATTGATGAGCTTCCTTTTACCACAGAACGGAAGTATATGGCAGTGCTTGTCAACTCTGCTTTGATAGAAGGTAAGCAGATTCTCTATGTGAAGGGTGCGCCAGAGATTGTCTATGGCCTTTGCAAACAAACTGATTGCAATGTGCCGAAAGAGGAGATTGAGCATCAGTTGGAAGACTATCAAGAGCAGGCTATGCGAACGTTGGGCTTTGCTTATCAGATTGTAGATGGTAAAGCGGAGGTCTTTAAGGAGGGAAGAGTTGTCGCTGATAATCTAACGTTCCAGGGTATTGTCGCAATTAGCGACCCTGTGAGAAGTGATGTGCCTGAGGCTGTCGCTGAATGTATGAAGGCGGGTATTGACGTGAAGATAGTAACTGGAGATACCGCAAGGACGGCTAAGGAGATTGGTAGACAAATTGGCTTGTGGACAAGTAGTGATACGGATAAGAATATTATAAGTGGTCCTGACTTTGCTGCGCTTTCTGATGATGAATTGGATAAGCGTGTGAAGGATCTGAAGATTATCTCTCGCGCTCGTCCGTTGGATAAGAAACGTCTTGTGGAATCGTTGCAACGTTGTAATGAGGTGGTAGCTGTTACGGGAGATGGAACCAACGATGCACCTGCGTTACAAGCGGCACATGTGGGACTTTCGATGGGTGATGGTACTTCTGTTGCTAAGGAGGCTTCGGATATTACGATTATCGATAACTCTTTTAGTAGTATTGGGAAGGCTGTGATGTGGGGACGTTCGCTTTATCAGAATATACAACGTTTCTTACTCTTTCAGCTAACCGTCAATGTTGCAGCTTGTTTCCTCGTACTTGCTGGTGCGTTTATGGGTACGGAGTCTCCGCTGACAGTAACGCAGATGCTGTGGGTAAATCTTATTATGGATACCTTTGCGGCAATGGCGTTGGCTTCTTTGCCTCCATCAGAGAAGGTGATGAAGGACTGTCCACGTGATAGGAATGCCTTTATTATCAATCGTTCTATGGGTTGGAATATCATTGGTGTGGGTGGTTTCTTCTTTGTGCTGCTGTTGGTATTGCTTTATATCTTCGAACATGCTGATATTACTGCATTGAGAGATATTCTTCATTTGCAGCTTGGTGAGGTTAATGGACTTAGCCCATACGAGTTGACTTTGATTTTTACTATCTTTGTAATGACGCATTTCTTCTATCTGTTCAATGCGCGTGCTTTTGAAACTGGACGGAGTGCGCTTCATTTCAAGGGATGTCGTGGATTGCTCTTTATTATCTCAATTATCTTTATAGGACAAATTGCGATGGTGGAACTTCCTATTCTGCAAAAGTTCTTTAATATCGTTAAGGGTGGATTATCTGTTGAGGATTGGGCAATTATCTTGATTGGTTCCTCTTTAGTCTTATGGGTTAGAGAGGCTTGGCATCTGATAAAATCGTTTAAAGAATAA
- a CDS encoding class I SAM-dependent methyltransferase, producing the protein MEDYYKINKEAWNARTKIHLYSSFYDLDKFKRKVKSVPDLDLSLLGDVRGKSILHLQCHFGMDTLSLSKMGANIVGVDFSEEAIQTAKSLNEELGLNAQFCCCNIYDAPTMLKGQKFDIVYTSYGVVNWLPDLIQWGQVISQTLKDGGKFVIVEFHPILWMFNEEFSQVRYAYSRKEPYIVEESTYTDSENDNRQKTVTWNHGLAVVLNGLLNNDLQVQSFGEYDYSPFNLFGNMAAEKNGTFKVAGKNGEIPLLFSVVAVKPSK; encoded by the coding sequence ATGGAAGATTATTATAAGATAAACAAAGAAGCGTGGAATGCAAGAACAAAAATTCATTTGTATTCTTCATTTTACGACTTGGACAAGTTTAAAAGAAAGGTAAAGTCTGTTCCTGACTTGGATTTGTCTCTATTAGGAGATGTTCGAGGAAAGTCTATTCTGCATCTTCAATGCCATTTCGGCATGGATACGCTTTCCCTGTCAAAGATGGGAGCTAATATCGTTGGTGTGGATTTCTCGGAAGAGGCTATACAAACAGCAAAGTCGTTGAATGAGGAGTTAGGGCTGAATGCACAATTCTGTTGCTGCAATATCTATGATGCGCCTACTATGTTGAAAGGGCAGAAGTTCGACATTGTATACACATCTTATGGTGTAGTTAATTGGTTGCCAGACTTAATCCAATGGGGACAAGTAATTTCACAAACGCTGAAAGACGGTGGAAAGTTTGTTATCGTGGAATTCCATCCCATATTGTGGATGTTTAATGAAGAATTCTCGCAAGTCCGATATGCTTATTCACGCAAAGAGCCTTACATTGTGGAAGAATCTACCTACACTGATTCGGAAAATGACAATCGGCAAAAGACCGTTACGTGGAATCATGGGTTAGCTGTAGTGCTGAATGGTTTGCTCAATAATGACTTACAGGTCCAGTCTTTCGGGGAGTATGATTACTCACCTTTCAACCTATTTGGGAATATGGCTGCTGAAAAGAATGGAACATTCAAAGTCGCAGGAAAGAATGGCGAGATACCATTGCTGTTTTCTGTTGTTGCCGTGAAACCTTCAAAGTGA
- a CDS encoding HXXEE domain-containing protein, translating to MAKINLIMMLLPFVFMVHDYEEIIMFRRWIDRNREELRKRFPKIESFFTRQGSFDYSTSTFAVGTAHEFILISVVSFCSVWTGQYQWWFAALTGYSVHLLMHIVQWIVYRKYVPVIITSLLTLPYCIYSFVEFSKVTVLSFSQMVLWAVIGIVLTILSVFSAFFFMDRFQRWEKGNK from the coding sequence ATGGCAAAAATAAACTTAATAATGATGCTTCTTCCTTTCGTGTTTATGGTTCATGATTACGAGGAAATTATTATGTTTAGGCGTTGGATTGACAGAAATAGGGAAGAATTGAGAAAACGATTCCCTAAAATAGAATCGTTTTTTACTCGACAAGGATCTTTTGATTATTCCACTTCTACCTTTGCCGTTGGTACTGCTCACGAGTTCATACTTATTTCTGTTGTTTCGTTTTGCTCGGTTTGGACAGGTCAATATCAATGGTGGTTTGCTGCATTGACAGGATATTCCGTTCACTTGTTAATGCATATCGTACAGTGGATTGTATATCGAAAGTATGTGCCAGTTATCATTACAAGCCTCCTAACATTGCCTTACTGCATCTATTCTTTTGTTGAATTCTCAAAAGTAACAGTTCTATCCTTCTCACAAATGGTTTTATGGGCAGTTATTGGTATTGTGCTTACCATACTAAGTGTGTTTTCTGCATTCTTCTTTATGGATAGGTTTCAACGTTGGGAGAAGGGTAATAAATAA
- a CDS encoding GNAT family N-acetyltransferase — MELQTKCLLLRAWKESDAEALYKYAQNPNVGPIAGWAPHTSVENSREIIKTVLSAPETYAVVLKETGEAVGSVGIMTARSEIKSAQMTDNECEIGYWIGEPYWGQGLIPEAVNELLRYAFEDLGKTTVWCGYYDGNEKSKRAQEKCGFVYSHTEDNKPVPLLNEVRTEHFTKITLEDWKKQYGSLK; from the coding sequence ATGGAACTACAAACAAAATGCCTGCTATTGAGAGCATGGAAAGAAAGCGATGCTGAAGCATTATACAAGTATGCACAGAATCCAAACGTTGGTCCGATTGCTGGTTGGGCACCACATACAAGTGTAGAGAACAGTCGTGAAATTATAAAAACAGTACTCTCTGCTCCTGAAACCTATGCAGTTGTGTTGAAAGAAACTGGTGAAGCTGTCGGCAGCGTTGGAATAATGACTGCAAGAAGTGAAATCAAAAGCGCACAAATGACAGACAATGAGTGTGAAATAGGTTATTGGATTGGTGAACCCTATTGGGGACAAGGCTTGATACCCGAAGCCGTAAACGAATTGCTTCGGTATGCGTTTGAGGATTTAGGGAAAACTACAGTTTGGTGTGGGTACTACGATGGCAACGAGAAATCGAAACGAGCACAAGAGAAATGCGGATTTGTTTACAGTCATACAGAAGATAATAAGCCTGTTCCACTGTTAAATGAGGTTCGCACAGAACATTTTACTAAAATCACTTTAGAGGATTGGAAGAAACAGTATGGTAGTTTGAAATAA
- a CDS encoding ClbS/DfsB family four-helix bundle protein encodes MARATTKVDLITSANGQFEKMWKLIDSMSEELQTATFAEKMAAMGKEAHWSRDKNLRDVLIHLYEWHQLLLNWINSNREGECESFLPEPYNWKTYPVMNVEFWKKHQNTSLSDAKAMLKESHQQVMELIATFSDNELFNKGIFDWTGTSTLGSYSVSATSSHYDWAIKKIKVHIKTQ; translated from the coding sequence ATGGCACGAGCAACAACAAAAGTGGATTTAATAACATCTGCTAATGGACAATTTGAGAAGATGTGGAAGCTCATAGACAGTATGAGCGAAGAGCTACAGACAGCAACCTTTGCAGAAAAAATGGCTGCAATGGGCAAAGAAGCACATTGGAGCAGGGACAAAAATCTGCGCGATGTACTTATTCATCTGTATGAATGGCATCAGTTGTTACTGAATTGGATAAACTCCAATCGTGAGGGAGAATGCGAATCTTTTCTTCCTGAGCCTTATAATTGGAAAACATATCCAGTAATGAACGTGGAGTTTTGGAAGAAACATCAAAACACATCGCTATCAGATGCAAAGGCAATGTTAAAAGAAAGCCATCAACAAGTAATGGAATTGATTGCAACTTTCTCTGACAACGAACTCTTTAACAAGGGCATATTCGATTGGACGGGTACCTCTACGCTTGGTTCTTATAGTGTTTCAGCAACTTCAAGCCATTATGATTGGGCGATAAAGAAAATAAAAGTACATATTAAAACACAATAA
- a CDS encoding DUF3781 domain-containing protein, which produces MNITMGKAILFIFSGLPAVGKSTLARFLVKEFGAVYLRIDTIEQGLKDLCRINVEGEGYRLAYRMAADNLQLGNNVVADCCNPIELTRQEWEEVAVNNNCRFVNIEVICSDKKEHKKRAEQRSTEVANMNLPVWDDIENREYHEWHKNRIIIDTAGKTIKQCQTELKEKVADSLSQKGDGQEYESIDDSLKATIIEKLCYTKFVYDRINRKLGLYLSPQEIESFISDIIMHTDTNHFLKKGKNYYITNDTEHIRITVNSCTFRVISTDKI; this is translated from the coding sequence ATGAATATTACAATGGGCAAAGCCATTCTTTTTATTTTCTCTGGGCTACCAGCAGTTGGCAAATCCACACTTGCAAGATTTTTAGTAAAAGAGTTTGGAGCTGTTTATCTGCGCATTGATACCATTGAACAAGGTTTGAAAGACTTGTGTCGTATCAATGTTGAGGGAGAAGGCTATCGGTTGGCATATCGTATGGCAGCCGACAATTTGCAATTGGGCAACAATGTCGTGGCTGATTGTTGTAACCCTATTGAACTGACAAGGCAAGAATGGGAAGAGGTTGCTGTTAATAACAACTGTCGTTTTGTAAATATTGAGGTTATATGTTCGGATAAGAAAGAACACAAAAAGCGTGCAGAACAGAGAAGTACAGAAGTAGCAAATATGAATCTCCCTGTGTGGGACGACATCGAAAACCGAGAATATCACGAGTGGCACAAAAACCGCATCATCATTGACACAGCAGGAAAGACCATTAAACAATGCCAAACCGAACTAAAAGAAAAGGTTGCCGATAGTCTTTCGCAAAAAGGAGATGGTCAAGAATATGAAAGCATAGACGATTCGCTGAAAGCAACCATCATAGAAAAGCTCTGTTATACAAAATTTGTGTATGACAGAATAAACCGAAAGCTCGGACTTTATCTATCGCCACAAGAAATAGAAAGTTTTATTTCAGACATTATCATGCATACAGATACGAATCATTTCCTGAAAAAAGGAAAGAACTATTATATAACTAATGATACAGAACATATCCGTATCACCGTTAACTCTTGTACATTCAGAGTTATTTCAACTGATAAAATATAA
- a CDS encoding DNA alkylation repair protein, with product MGIDNVLNKILLIEHGFQHIIDGADGILSTYSKEQCFEFALELLKREAYQARMLATTILGRLATEDNNALRFLKERVSTDENWRVQEMLAKAFDEVCRHRGYEVSLPLIEEWITDDNPNVIRAVTEGLRIWTSRPYFKENPSVAIALIAKHKAYESEYLRKSVGNALRDISKKHAELVWQEVERWDLSNPRISFTYKLAAKLLK from the coding sequence ATGGGGATAGATAATGTCTTGAACAAAATACTGTTAATAGAACATGGTTTTCAGCATATTATTGATGGTGCTGATGGAATCCTTTCGACATACTCAAAGGAACAGTGCTTTGAATTTGCTCTTGAATTGTTAAAGCGCGAAGCCTATCAAGCCCGAATGTTGGCAACAACGATTTTAGGCAGATTGGCAACAGAAGATAATAACGCACTTCGTTTTCTGAAAGAGCGAGTAAGCACTGATGAGAATTGGCGAGTGCAGGAAATGCTTGCAAAGGCTTTCGATGAGGTTTGCCGACATAGAGGGTATGAAGTTTCTTTACCTCTCATAGAAGAATGGATAACAGACGATAATCCAAATGTTATCCGTGCTGTAACTGAGGGACTGAGGATTTGGACAAGTCGCCCGTATTTCAAAGAAAATCCATCGGTGGCTATTGCTCTCATTGCTAAGCATAAGGCATACGAAAGCGAATATCTTCGGAAATCCGTAGGAAATGCTTTAAGAGATATAAGCAAGAAGCACGCAGAATTGGTGTGGCAGGAAGTGGAACGATGGGATTTATCCAATCCTCGAATTTCGTTTACTTACAAACTTGCAGCCAAGCTGCTAAAATGA
- a CDS encoding DUF438 domain-containing protein → MANKMKDFLPAIEMEKMQAMLELEEKYETGQLSLEEAREVMKTKVGKIRPYHLAFIEQNMKSREDDECIRADMRKIIELVEGFMDYSRPDVPEDHPLSHYYKENDEMRRLLLAVEDLVQYPVIKNQWLELYDQIRQYPIHYHRKQNQLYPLLEKKGFDRPTTTMWNFDDIVRDEIKDSLRLLEAGEDEAFITKQNELIAYARDLMEKEETILYPTSYALISAEEFEDMKSGDQEIGFAFFKVDTPSTPNTQHSTPQKGFAEDLQALLSKYGYSAGPQQELDVATGKLTLEQINLIYKHLPVDISFVDENELVKFYSDTDHRIFPRSKNVIGRQVSNCHPRKSVHIVEEIVEKFRSGEQDKAEFWINKPEVFIYIVYFAVRDAEGRFRGVLEMMQDCTHIRELTGSQTLLTWAGKEEESTANTTPSDNEDDEASAAQSGAPIEITPDTRLKDLFAAYPNLKKELASRYPSFKMLNTPLGKLILKKATVRTASERSGLGEEKFINLLKECIKDA, encoded by the coding sequence ATGGCAAATAAGATGAAAGACTTTCTCCCAGCAATTGAGATGGAGAAAATGCAGGCAATGCTTGAGCTTGAAGAAAAGTATGAAACAGGACAGCTCTCATTAGAAGAGGCACGCGAAGTGATGAAGACAAAGGTAGGAAAGATTCGCCCTTATCACCTTGCCTTCATCGAACAGAATATGAAGTCGCGTGAGGACGACGAGTGTATCCGTGCAGACATGCGCAAGATTATTGAACTCGTTGAAGGTTTCATGGACTACAGCCGTCCTGATGTACCAGAGGATCACCCACTCTCACATTATTATAAAGAAAATGACGAGATGCGAAGACTGCTCCTTGCGGTCGAGGATCTTGTACAATATCCTGTCATTAAAAACCAGTGGTTAGAACTCTACGACCAGATTCGTCAGTATCCTATTCACTATCACCGTAAGCAGAATCAGCTCTATCCACTTTTGGAGAAGAAAGGATTCGACCGCCCAACGACAACAATGTGGAACTTTGACGACATCGTTCGTGATGAGATTAAGGATTCACTCCGACTCTTAGAGGCTGGCGAAGATGAAGCTTTCATCACTAAACAAAATGAGCTTATCGCCTATGCACGCGACTTGATGGAAAAGGAGGAGACTATCCTCTACCCTACTTCATACGCCCTTATCTCTGCAGAGGAGTTTGAAGATATGAAGTCGGGCGACCAAGAGATTGGTTTTGCCTTCTTCAAAGTAGACACACCATCAACACCCAACACTCAACACTCAACACCTCAAAAGGGCTTTGCAGAAGACCTGCAGGCATTGCTCAGCAAGTATGGCTACTCTGCAGGACCACAGCAGGAGTTGGATGTGGCAACAGGTAAGCTGACCTTAGAGCAGATAAACCTTATCTATAAGCATCTGCCAGTAGACATCTCATTCGTGGACGAGAACGAATTGGTGAAGTTCTATTCAGATACCGACCATCGTATCTTCCCAAGATCGAAGAATGTTATCGGGCGACAGGTGTCTAACTGCCACCCACGTAAGAGTGTACACATCGTTGAGGAAATCGTAGAGAAATTCCGTAGTGGCGAACAAGATAAAGCCGAGTTCTGGATTAACAAGCCAGAAGTATTTATCTACATCGTTTACTTTGCTGTGCGCGATGCAGAAGGCCGCTTCCGTGGCGTACTCGAAATGATGCAGGACTGTACACATATCCGTGAGTTGACAGGTTCACAGACCTTGCTGACATGGGCTGGAAAAGAAGAGGAAAGTACTGCAAACACTACTCCTTCTGACAATGAGGACGACGAAGCGTCTGCTGCACAATCAGGCGCTCCTATTGAGATAACACCAGACACCCGTCTGAAAGACCTCTTTGCAGCTTATCCTAATCTGAAGAAAGAACTTGCTTCTCGCTATCCATCTTTCAAAATGCTAAACACACCATTGGGTAAGTTGATTCTCAAGAAAGCTACTGTCCGCACCGCTTCAGAGCGTTCAGGATTAGGCGAAGAGAAGTTTATCAATTTACTAAAGGAGTGCATCAAAGACGCCTAA
- a CDS encoding DUF4738 domain-containing protein gives MTRKVFHILSLGLILFGITACKQEKKSNDIITKISPKPKVPSGPQPMTDFKYEKKIEWMGSTYTIRIHRFADKSLSIVSDEDGRKYYDNKFQVQILRQDGSSFYERTLTKDDFREYTDNQYGKDGALIGFMFDRAEGNKLYFGASVGSPDPKSDEYVPLDVTIDNMSRMRINKATQLDTPSDQPQQQPKSELEKAEEEGV, from the coding sequence ATGACAAGAAAAGTATTTCACATATTAAGCTTGGGTTTGATACTTTTTGGTATCACAGCCTGCAAGCAAGAAAAGAAATCAAACGATATTATCACAAAGATATCACCAAAACCAAAGGTGCCGAGCGGACCTCAGCCAATGACCGACTTCAAATATGAGAAGAAGATAGAATGGATGGGTAGTACCTATACGATTCGTATCCACCGCTTTGCAGACAAGTCATTGTCAATCGTCAGTGATGAAGACGGACGTAAATACTACGATAACAAGTTCCAAGTACAGATTCTTCGTCAAGATGGTTCATCTTTTTATGAGCGTACACTTACGAAAGATGATTTCAGAGAATACACTGATAACCAATATGGTAAGGATGGTGCACTGATTGGTTTCATGTTCGACCGTGCAGAGGGTAACAAACTCTACTTTGGTGCAAGTGTGGGTTCACCTGATCCAAAGAGCGATGAGTATGTACCATTGGATGTAACCATTGATAATATGAGCCGCATGCGTATCAACAAGGCTACACAACTTGATACACCAAGCGACCAACCACAACAACAACCAAAGAGTGAGTTGGAGAAGGCTGAGGAAGAGGGGGTGTAA
- the aroB gene encoding 3-dehydroquinate synthase → MRQNIIISKQFKCELATAISECEKDKIFVLVDETTRDKCWELVKDDFCLKGAQVITIGTTDSSKTLETVAHVWEALQQGGATRHSLLINLGGGMVTDLGGFAASTFKRGINFINIPTTLLAMVDASVGGKTGINFGGLKNEIGVFSEADVVLLNTEWLKTLDTANIRSGYAEMLKHGLIADEAMWAELINFNLAQPDLQQLSEMLAKSVRVKECIVQEDPHEKGIRKALNLGHTFGHAFESWSLEKNPILHGYAVAFGLIAELYLSVVKTGFPTERMRQTVNFIREYYGTLPITCNDYPKLIEFMHHDKKNRGNEINVTLLGGIGDVRINQSVSEDEVKEALDFVREG, encoded by the coding sequence ATGAGACAGAATATTATTATATCAAAACAGTTCAAGTGTGAATTGGCTACAGCCATCTCTGAATGTGAGAAAGATAAAATCTTCGTACTCGTTGATGAAACGACACGTGATAAGTGCTGGGAACTTGTCAAGGATGACTTCTGTCTGAAAGGAGCACAAGTAATTACGATTGGTACGACTGACAGTAGTAAGACACTTGAAACGGTAGCTCATGTATGGGAAGCATTGCAACAGGGAGGTGCTACGCGCCACTCTTTGCTTATCAATCTTGGTGGTGGTATGGTGACCGATCTTGGTGGCTTTGCGGCTTCAACTTTCAAGCGTGGTATCAACTTTATTAATATTCCAACGACACTCCTTGCGATGGTAGATGCCAGCGTGGGTGGTAAGACGGGTATCAATTTCGGCGGATTAAAGAATGAGATTGGTGTGTTTAGTGAGGCTGATGTCGTCCTCCTTAATACCGAGTGGCTTAAAACACTCGATACGGCAAACATCAGAAGTGGTTATGCTGAGATGTTGAAACATGGTTTGATAGCTGATGAAGCTATGTGGGCAGAGCTGATAAACTTTAATCTTGCACAGCCAGACTTACAGCAATTGAGCGAAATGCTTGCTAAGAGTGTGCGTGTAAAGGAGTGTATTGTTCAGGAAGATCCACATGAAAAGGGTATTAGAAAGGCATTAAATCTTGGACATACTTTTGGTCATGCGTTTGAGTCATGGTCATTAGAAAAGAATCCAATTCTTCATGGCTATGCAGTAGCTTTCGGTTTGATAGCAGAGCTTTATCTGTCTGTTGTGAAGACTGGCTTCCCTACTGAGCGTATGCGCCAGACGGTCAACTTCATTCGTGAGTATTATGGTACATTACCTATTACGTGTAATGATTATCCTAAGCTCATTGAGTTCATGCATCATGATAAAAAGAATCGTGGTAATGAAATCAATGTCACGCTCTTAGGTGGTATTGGTGATGTCCGTATCAACCAGTCTGTCAGTGAGGATGAAGTTAAGGAAGCCCTTGACTTTGTAAGAGAAGGGTAA
- a CDS encoding NigD-like protein: protein MKKNPLFYIVLILGIVLGTFSLQSCLNDDDTDYPTNIPNALVTIKTNSSTGQVYFQLNDETTILPTNMKTSPYGKKELRALTNIKVQDGKTEGYSKSAYVNRLDTILTKNMAPTLGKQNETVYGKDPVEIVKDWTTVVEDGYLTLRFRTYFGNGKTHVVNLVKGDNPYEVVLHHNASGDTKGLIRDGLVAFRLSDLPDTQGKTVDLTLKWQSFSGVKTVKFKYKSRK from the coding sequence ATGAAAAAGAATCCATTATTTTATATTGTCCTCATCCTTGGAATAGTGTTAGGTACATTCTCTTTGCAATCTTGTTTAAACGATGACGATACTGATTATCCTACCAATATTCCCAATGCACTTGTGACAATCAAGACAAATAGTTCCACAGGACAGGTCTACTTCCAGTTAAATGATGAGACCACAATTCTTCCTACGAACATGAAGACTTCTCCTTATGGTAAAAAGGAACTACGAGCACTTACGAACATCAAAGTTCAGGACGGAAAGACTGAAGGATACTCAAAGAGTGCATATGTAAACCGGCTCGACACTATACTTACCAAGAATATGGCACCAACTCTTGGTAAACAAAACGAAACAGTATATGGAAAAGACCCTGTAGAAATAGTCAAAGACTGGACAACTGTTGTAGAGGACGGATACCTGACTTTACGCTTCAGAACTTACTTCGGTAATGGAAAAACACATGTGGTGAATCTCGTCAAAGGAGATAATCCATATGAAGTTGTACTCCATCATAATGCTTCTGGTGATACAAAGGGTTTGATTCGTGACGGACTTGTAGCATTCAGACTTAGTGATCTTCCTGACACACAAGGGAAAACAGTGGACCTGACATTGAAGTGGCAATCATTCTCAGGCGTAAAAACAGTCAAATTCAAATACAAAAGCCGTAAATAG